A region of Bacillus cabrialesii DNA encodes the following proteins:
- the rtp gene encoding replication termination protein, protein MKEEKRSSTGFLVKQRAFLKLYMITMTEQERLYGLKLLEVLRSEFKEIGFKPNHTEVYRSLHELLDDGILKQIKVKKEGAKLQEVVLYQFKDYEAAKLYKKQLKVELDRCKKLIEKALSDNF, encoded by the coding sequence GTGAAAGAGGAAAAAAGAAGTTCAACCGGCTTTTTAGTTAAACAGCGCGCTTTTTTGAAACTTTATATGATAACAATGACAGAGCAAGAGAGGCTCTACGGATTAAAACTGCTTGAAGTGCTTCGGTCTGAATTTAAAGAGATTGGTTTTAAACCGAATCATACAGAAGTATACCGGTCTTTGCATGAGCTTCTTGATGACGGAATATTAAAGCAAATCAAAGTAAAAAAAGAAGGGGCTAAGCTCCAGGAAGTCGTCCTCTATCAATTTAAAGATTACGAAGCTGCCAAACTATATAAAAAACAGCTGAAGGTTGAACTGGACCGCTGCAAAAAACTGATTGAAAAAGCGCTCTCAGATAATTTTTAA
- the gltB gene encoding glutamate synthase large subunit produces MTYNQMPKAQGLYRPEFEHDACGIGLYAHLKGKQTHNIVKQGLKMLCQLDHRGGQGSDPDTGDGAGLLVQIPDAFFRKKCKDINLPEKGRYGVGMVFFSQKEDERKKIEKQINALIEQEGQAVLGWRTVPVNVGKIGTVAQKSCPFVRQVFIGASSDLKDNLSFERKLYVIRKQAENWGVTEGLDFYFASLSSQTIVYKGLLTPEQVDAFYSDLQDEAFVSAFALVHSRFSTNTFPTWERAHPNRYLVHNGEINTLRGNINWMSAREQQFVSESFGEDLNKILPILNADGSDSSILDNAFEFFVMAGRKPAHTAMMLIPEPWTENTHMSKEKRAFYEYHSSLMEPWDGPTAISFTDGKQIGAILDRNGLRPARYYVTKDDYIIFSSEVGVIDVEQENVLYKNRLEPGKMLLIDLEEGRIISDEEVKTQIATEYPYQKWLEEELVQVNPDPESREEEQFTDLLTRQKAFGYTYEDIQKYLIPVIKEGKDPLGSMGNDSPLAVLSDRAQSLFNYFKQLFAQVTNPPIDAIREQLVTSTMTWLGAEGDLLHPSERNVRRIKLYTPVLSNEQFYALKTIVHPDLKSQKIDVLFSEDIERGLKDMFTQAEKAISQGVSLLILSDKKMNERLTPIPPLLAVSALHQHLIRKGLRTKVSIIVESGEAREVHHFAALIGYGADAINPYLAYATYKQEIDEGRLDISYEEAVSKYGKSITEGVVKVMSKMGISTVQSYRGAQIFEAVGISREVIDRYFTGTASQLGGIDLKTIAEEAQRRHQEAYQDDYSKTLEPGSDFQWRNGGEHHAFNPKTIHTLQWACRRNDYNLFKQYTKAADEERIGFLRNLFAFDGDRKPLKLEEVESAESIVKRFKTGAMSFGSLSKEAHEALAIAMNRLGGKSNSGEGGEDPKRFVPDKNGDDRRSAIKQIASGRFGVKSHYLVNADELQIKMAQGAKPGEGGQLPGNKVYPWVADVRGSTPGVGLISPPPHHDIYSIEDLAQLIHDLKNANRDARISVKLVSKAGVGTIAAGVAKATADVIVISGYDGGTGASPKTSIKHTGLPWELGLAEAHQTLMLNGLRDRVVLETDGKLMTGRDVVMAALLGAEEFGFATAPLVVLGCVMMRACHLDTCPVGVATQNPELRKKFMGDPDHIVNYMLFIAEEVREYMAALGFKTFDEMIGRTDALHVSERAKGHWKASQLDLSTLLYQPEGVRTFQSPQNHKIDQSLDITAILPAVQEAIESGKEAEVSIEINNTNRVAGTITGSEISKRYGEKGLPEDTIKLQFTGSAGQSFGAFVPKGMTLYLDGDSNDYVGKGLSGGKIIVKSPEGFNSASDDNVIIGNVAFYGATSGEAYINGRAGERFAVRNSGVNVVVEGIGDHGCEYMTGGSVVVLGDVGKNFAAGMSGGIAYVLAENVKAFKRKCNLEMILFESLEDEKEIEQIKAMLEKHAAYTNSQKAASLLDHWEDSVKKFVKVIPKNYKQMLASIEEQKAAGLSDEEAVMYAFEANTKPKQNTASSGQKQAIVQ; encoded by the coding sequence ATGACGTACAATCAAATGCCAAAAGCTCAAGGTCTCTACCGTCCTGAATTTGAACATGATGCATGCGGAATCGGCCTATATGCGCACTTAAAGGGCAAGCAGACTCATAACATCGTCAAACAAGGGCTTAAGATGCTTTGCCAGCTAGACCACAGAGGAGGCCAAGGCAGTGACCCGGATACAGGAGACGGAGCCGGCTTACTGGTTCAAATCCCTGATGCTTTCTTTAGAAAAAAGTGCAAAGACATCAATCTGCCGGAAAAAGGACGTTACGGGGTAGGAATGGTCTTTTTCTCACAGAAGGAAGATGAAAGAAAAAAAATCGAAAAGCAAATCAATGCACTGATTGAACAAGAAGGCCAAGCCGTTCTTGGATGGAGAACTGTACCTGTAAATGTCGGAAAAATCGGAACAGTGGCGCAAAAAAGCTGTCCGTTTGTCCGCCAGGTGTTTATCGGTGCAAGTTCTGATCTGAAGGACAATTTGTCTTTTGAACGAAAATTGTATGTCATTCGTAAACAAGCTGAAAACTGGGGAGTAACGGAAGGTCTTGATTTTTATTTTGCCAGTCTTTCAAGCCAGACCATTGTTTACAAAGGCCTTTTAACACCTGAACAAGTTGATGCGTTTTATTCTGATCTGCAAGATGAAGCATTCGTTTCTGCTTTTGCGCTTGTTCATTCACGCTTCAGCACCAACACATTCCCTACATGGGAAAGAGCGCATCCAAACCGGTATTTGGTTCATAACGGGGAAATTAACACCCTTCGTGGAAACATCAACTGGATGAGCGCGCGTGAACAGCAATTTGTATCAGAAAGCTTCGGTGAGGACTTAAACAAGATTCTGCCGATTCTGAATGCTGACGGCAGTGACTCTTCCATTTTAGATAACGCATTTGAATTTTTTGTAATGGCTGGACGCAAGCCGGCACATACAGCAATGATGCTCATCCCTGAGCCGTGGACGGAAAATACGCATATGTCCAAGGAAAAAAGAGCGTTCTACGAGTACCATAGTTCCTTAATGGAGCCGTGGGACGGACCGACAGCTATTTCATTTACTGACGGAAAACAAATCGGTGCTATCCTTGACCGGAATGGTCTTCGCCCTGCACGTTATTATGTAACAAAAGATGATTATATTATTTTCTCATCTGAAGTGGGCGTTATTGACGTTGAACAGGAGAACGTTTTATATAAAAACCGTCTTGAGCCTGGAAAAATGCTTTTAATTGACCTGGAAGAAGGCCGGATTATCTCGGATGAAGAAGTCAAAACACAAATTGCAACTGAGTACCCGTATCAAAAATGGCTTGAAGAAGAGCTTGTCCAAGTGAATCCTGATCCGGAATCAAGAGAGGAAGAACAGTTTACAGATCTCCTTACTCGCCAGAAGGCATTCGGATACACATATGAAGATATCCAAAAATATTTAATTCCTGTCATTAAAGAAGGCAAAGATCCTCTCGGTTCAATGGGGAATGACTCGCCTCTTGCTGTTCTGTCAGATCGCGCGCAATCACTGTTTAACTACTTCAAGCAGTTGTTTGCACAAGTAACGAACCCGCCAATCGATGCGATCCGTGAGCAACTTGTGACATCTACAATGACATGGCTCGGTGCAGAAGGCGATCTTCTTCACCCGAGTGAGCGAAACGTTCGCCGGATTAAATTGTATACTCCTGTTTTATCCAATGAACAATTTTACGCATTGAAAACGATTGTTCATCCTGATTTAAAAAGCCAAAAAATCGATGTGCTGTTCTCTGAGGATATTGAACGCGGATTAAAGGACATGTTCACACAGGCAGAGAAAGCCATCAGCCAAGGTGTAAGCTTGTTAATTTTATCAGACAAAAAGATGAATGAACGCCTGACACCAATTCCGCCGCTGCTGGCAGTCAGTGCGCTGCATCAGCATTTAATCCGCAAGGGGCTGCGTACGAAAGTCAGCATTATTGTGGAATCAGGAGAAGCGCGTGAAGTGCATCACTTTGCAGCATTAATCGGTTATGGCGCGGATGCGATTAATCCTTATCTGGCGTATGCGACCTACAAACAGGAAATTGATGAAGGCCGTTTGGATATCAGCTATGAAGAAGCGGTCAGTAAATATGGAAAAAGCATTACTGAAGGCGTCGTAAAAGTCATGTCCAAAATGGGGATTTCAACTGTACAAAGCTACAGAGGCGCTCAAATTTTTGAGGCGGTAGGAATCAGCCGTGAAGTGATTGACCGTTATTTCACAGGAACTGCATCACAGCTCGGCGGCATCGACTTAAAAACAATTGCGGAAGAAGCGCAGCGCCGCCACCAAGAAGCGTATCAGGATGATTACAGCAAAACGCTTGAACCAGGAAGTGACTTCCAATGGAGAAACGGCGGAGAGCATCACGCGTTTAACCCGAAAACGATTCATACCTTGCAATGGGCGTGCCGAAGAAATGATTACAATCTGTTTAAACAATATACAAAAGCGGCAGATGAAGAGCGCATTGGATTTTTACGGAACTTGTTCGCATTTGACGGAGACCGCAAGCCTCTGAAATTAGAGGAAGTCGAATCCGCTGAATCGATTGTTAAACGCTTTAAAACAGGGGCAATGTCATTTGGATCTTTGAGCAAAGAAGCGCACGAAGCTTTAGCTATCGCGATGAACCGTCTTGGCGGAAAAAGCAACAGCGGTGAGGGCGGAGAAGATCCGAAACGCTTTGTTCCAGATAAAAACGGCGATGACAGAAGAAGCGCGATCAAACAAATTGCCTCCGGACGTTTCGGTGTCAAAAGCCATTACCTCGTCAATGCGGATGAACTGCAGATTAAAATGGCGCAAGGCGCAAAGCCGGGGGAAGGCGGGCAGCTGCCTGGCAACAAGGTGTATCCTTGGGTTGCCGATGTCCGCGGGTCAACGCCAGGAGTCGGATTAATCTCGCCGCCTCCGCACCACGATATTTATTCGATTGAGGATTTAGCTCAGCTGATCCATGATTTAAAAAATGCCAACCGTGACGCAAGAATCAGCGTAAAGCTGGTATCAAAAGCAGGTGTAGGCACAATCGCTGCAGGTGTTGCCAAAGCGACTGCAGATGTCATTGTGATCAGCGGTTACGACGGGGGGACAGGTGCCTCTCCGAAAACCAGTATTAAACATACAGGGCTTCCGTGGGAGCTTGGTCTCGCCGAAGCACATCAAACGTTAATGTTAAACGGGCTTCGTGACCGTGTTGTATTAGAAACAGACGGAAAGCTCATGACAGGCCGTGACGTTGTGATGGCGGCCTTGCTCGGCGCCGAAGAATTCGGTTTCGCAACGGCTCCGTTAGTTGTACTCGGCTGTGTCATGATGCGCGCCTGCCATTTGGATACATGTCCTGTCGGAGTAGCGACACAAAATCCAGAGCTTCGCAAAAAATTCATGGGCGATCCTGATCATATTGTGAACTATATGCTGTTCATTGCTGAAGAAGTTCGTGAGTACATGGCTGCGTTAGGCTTCAAGACATTTGATGAAATGATCGGGCGCACGGACGCCCTTCATGTAAGTGAACGGGCAAAGGGACATTGGAAAGCAAGCCAGCTTGATTTGTCTACCCTTCTTTATCAGCCTGAAGGTGTACGGACGTTCCAATCGCCGCAAAATCATAAAATTGATCAATCACTTGATATTACAGCGATTCTCCCGGCCGTACAAGAAGCCATCGAGTCTGGAAAAGAAGCGGAAGTTTCTATCGAAATCAACAATACAAACCGTGTAGCCGGAACGATAACAGGAAGTGAAATTTCAAAACGTTATGGTGAAAAAGGGCTTCCGGAAGATACGATCAAGCTGCAGTTTACCGGATCAGCAGGACAAAGCTTTGGAGCCTTCGTTCCTAAAGGGATGACGCTTTATTTAGACGGGGACTCAAATGATTATGTCGGAAAAGGGCTTTCTGGCGGAAAAATCATCGTCAAATCACCGGAAGGATTCAATTCCGCTTCAGATGACAACGTCATTATCGGCAACGTAGCTTTCTACGGCGCGACAAGCGGAGAAGCATATATTAACGGACGTGCGGGTGAACGTTTTGCCGTTCGGAACAGCGGTGTGAACGTGGTGGTAGAGGGCATTGGCGACCACGGCTGTGAATACATGACTGGCGGCAGTGTTGTCGTACTCGGTGATGTAGGCAAAAACTTCGCTGCAGGTATGTCCGGCGGAATCGCTTACGTTCTCGCCGAAAACGTAAAAGCGTTTAAACGCAAATGCAACCTTGAGATGATTTTATTTGAATCATTAGAGGATGAAAAAGAAATTGAGCAAATCAAAGCAATGCTTGAAAAACATGCTGCGTATACAAACAGCCAAAAAGCGGCAAGCCTGCTTGATCATTGGGAAGACAGTGTAAAAAAATTCGTCAAAGTCATTCCGAAAAACTACAAACAAATGCTCGCAAGCATAGAAGAGCAAAAAGCTGCAGGCTTATCAGATGAAGAAGCTGTCATGTACGCATTTGAAGCCAACACGAAGCCAAAGCAGAATACAGCGTCATCGGGACAAAAACAAGCGATAGTACAGTAA
- a CDS encoding 3-ketoacyl-ACP reductase — MQNLQNKTALITGGGRGIGRATALALAKEGVNIGLIGRTAANVEKVAEEVKALGVKAAFATADVKDAEQVNQAVAQVKEQLGDIDILINNAGISKFGGFLDLSADEWENIINVNLMGVYHVTRAVLPEMIERKAGDIINISSTAGQRGAAVTSAYSASKFAVLGLTESLMQEVRKHNIRVSALTPSTVASDMSIELNLTDGNPEKVMQPEDLAEYMVAQLKLDPRIFIKTAGLWSTNP; from the coding sequence TTGCAAAATTTACAAAATAAAACCGCTCTTATCACAGGCGGAGGCAGAGGGATCGGCCGCGCTACAGCTCTTGCTCTTGCGAAAGAAGGCGTCAATATCGGGTTAATCGGCCGGACTGCCGCAAATGTTGAAAAAGTGGCTGAAGAAGTCAAAGCGCTTGGTGTAAAAGCTGCATTTGCCACTGCAGATGTAAAAGATGCCGAGCAGGTTAATCAAGCTGTAGCTCAAGTGAAAGAACAGCTTGGTGATATTGACATCCTCATTAATAACGCCGGAATCAGCAAATTTGGCGGTTTCTTAGACCTGTCAGCTGACGAGTGGGAAAATATTATAAATGTCAACCTAATGGGTGTGTACCACGTGACTCGCGCGGTGCTTCCGGAAATGATCGAACGCAAAGCCGGAGACATCATTAATATTTCATCTACAGCGGGCCAAAGAGGAGCAGCGGTGACAAGCGCTTACAGTGCTTCTAAATTTGCGGTTCTTGGGTTAACAGAGTCTCTTATGCAAGAAGTGAGAAAGCACAATATCAGAGTCAGCGCGTTAACACCGAGCACTGTTGCTAGTGATATGTCTATCGAACTGAACTTAACAGACGGTAATCCTGAAAAGGTGATGCAGCCAGAGGATCTTGCTGAATATATGGTGGCACAATTGAAATTAGATCCGCGAATTTTCATCAAAACAGCGGGATTATGGTCAACAAATCCGTAA
- the gltC gene encoding glutamate biosynthesis transcriptional regulator GltC produces the protein MELRQLRYFMEVAEREHVSEAADHLHVAQSAISRQIANLEEELNVTLFEREGRNIKLTPIGKEFLIHVKTAMKAIDYAKEQIDEYLDPHRGTVKIGFPTSLASQLLPTVISAFKEEYPHVEFLLRQGSYKFLIEAVRTRDIDLALLGPVPTNFPDITGKILFTEKIYALVPLNHPLAKQKTVHLIDLRNDQFVLFPEGFVLRKMAIDACKQAGFAPLVSTEGEDLDAIKGLVSAGMGVTLLPESTFAETTPRFTVKIPIEFPQVKRTVGIIKPKKRELAPSANDFYEFVIQFFSKLEQYQ, from the coding sequence ATGGAGCTGCGCCAACTGCGCTATTTTATGGAGGTGGCTGAACGTGAACACGTTTCAGAAGCCGCTGATCATTTGCATGTGGCCCAATCAGCAATCAGCAGACAAATTGCAAATCTTGAAGAAGAATTAAATGTGACTTTATTTGAGCGCGAAGGGAGAAATATCAAACTCACGCCGATCGGAAAAGAATTTTTAATTCATGTGAAAACAGCAATGAAAGCCATCGATTATGCGAAAGAACAAATTGATGAGTATCTCGACCCGCATCGCGGAACGGTAAAGATCGGCTTTCCTACAAGCCTTGCGAGCCAGCTTTTGCCGACTGTCATTTCAGCATTTAAAGAAGAATATCCGCACGTCGAATTTTTGCTGCGCCAAGGCTCCTACAAGTTTCTGATTGAGGCTGTCAGAACCCGCGATATTGATCTGGCCTTATTAGGACCGGTGCCGACGAATTTTCCAGACATAACAGGAAAAATTTTATTCACAGAAAAAATTTACGCGCTAGTTCCATTAAATCATCCGCTTGCCAAACAAAAAACGGTGCATTTAATCGATTTGCGCAACGACCAATTTGTATTGTTCCCGGAAGGATTTGTGCTTAGAAAAATGGCAATCGATGCTTGTAAGCAAGCCGGCTTTGCTCCTCTCGTATCTACGGAAGGTGAGGATTTGGATGCCATCAAAGGATTGGTATCCGCAGGAATGGGCGTTACCCTTCTGCCGGAAAGCACGTTTGCAGAAACGACACCTCGTTTTACTGTGAAAATTCCAATTGAGTTCCCTCAAGTAAAACGAACTGTCGGAATCATTAAACCGAAAAAGAGAGAGCTTGCGCCGTCTGCGAATGACTTTTATGAGTTTGTCATTCAATTCTTCTCTAAGCTGGAGCAGTATCAATAA
- the proC gene encoding pyrroline-5-carboxylate reductase, with amino-acid sequence MLPIFDQKKVAFIGAGSMAEGMISGIVRANKIPKQNICVTNRSNTERLAELELQYGIKGAAPSDICIEDMDVLILAMKPKDAESALSSLKTRIQPHQLILSVLAGITTSFIEQSLLNQQPVVRVMPNTSSMIGASATAIALGKYVSEDLKKLAEELLGCMGEVYTIQENQMDIFTGIAGSGPAYFYYLMEFIEKTGEEAGLDKQLSRSIGAQTLLGAAKMLMETGEQPEVLRDNVTSPNGTTAAGLQALQKSGGGEAISQAIKHAAKRSKEISDDIEKTAAALSGVIK; translated from the coding sequence ATGTTACCGATCTTTGATCAAAAGAAAGTAGCCTTTATAGGAGCAGGATCTATGGCGGAAGGAATGATATCAGGTATCGTCCGTGCCAACAAAATCCCGAAACAAAACATCTGCGTTACAAACCGCAGCAATACAGAGCGATTAGCTGAACTCGAACTTCAATATGGAATCAAAGGCGCTGCGCCGAGTGACATATGTATTGAAGACATGGATGTACTTATTTTGGCAATGAAGCCAAAAGACGCCGAAAGCGCTCTGTCATCACTAAAAACACGTATTCAACCCCATCAATTAATATTGTCGGTCCTTGCCGGCATAACCACCTCTTTTATTGAACAATCATTGCTTAATCAACAGCCGGTTGTCAGGGTGATGCCCAACACATCCAGTATGATCGGCGCTTCTGCAACTGCCATTGCACTTGGCAAGTATGTGTCAGAAGACCTGAAAAAGCTGGCCGAAGAATTGCTCGGATGCATGGGTGAAGTCTATACAATCCAAGAAAATCAAATGGACATATTCACCGGAATTGCCGGCAGCGGCCCCGCGTATTTTTATTATTTAATGGAATTCATTGAAAAGACAGGCGAGGAAGCGGGCCTCGATAAACAGTTATCACGCAGCATCGGCGCACAGACGCTTTTAGGTGCCGCAAAAATGCTCATGGAAACAGGAGAACAGCCTGAGGTCTTAAGAGACAACGTCACATCACCGAATGGAACGACAGCTGCAGGGCTGCAAGCATTGCAAAAGAGCGGCGGCGGAGAAGCGATTTCTCAAGCGATTAAGCATGCCGCTAAGCGCTCAAAGGAAATCAGCGACGATATCGAAAAAACAGCGGCCGCACTATCAGGAGTGATAAAGTGA
- the proB gene encoding glutamate 5-kinase, with translation MTPDTNMKRIVVKIGSSSLTSFHGEISIRKLEALVDQVVKLKDAGYEVILVSSGAVAAGYRKLGFIRRPEKLPEKQASASIGQGLLMEAYSKLFLAHGYVASQILITRSDFSDEHRYNNVRNTMNVLLERGIIPIINENDTVTVNRLKFGDNDTLAAKVAGLIDADMLVILSDIDGLYDGNPRANPEAKRIQRVSEITPDIEACAGDPGSVVGTGGMRSKLDAFKIVMASGIKGFLGQADAGDILYQAVHEEAEGTYFEAEGTLPLNHKEQWIAFNSGPEGEMILSDDYSRKVTNGQSSLYLDGVQEIKGKFKSGSVVRLMDSEGAEIGLGIVNYSSVQLQEHEKKEELLNKAVIDQEAFVCHVDLSLPAN, from the coding sequence GTGACGCCTGATACAAACATGAAAAGAATCGTTGTGAAGATTGGAAGCAGTTCATTAACAAGCTTTCATGGAGAAATCAGCATTCGAAAATTAGAAGCGTTGGTCGATCAGGTCGTCAAACTCAAAGACGCAGGATATGAAGTGATTTTGGTTTCCTCAGGCGCAGTGGCGGCGGGATATCGGAAGCTCGGATTTATCCGAAGACCAGAGAAGCTTCCGGAAAAACAAGCATCAGCTTCAATCGGCCAGGGCCTGCTGATGGAAGCTTATTCAAAGCTGTTTTTAGCACACGGCTATGTCGCATCCCAAATTTTGATTACGAGAAGCGATTTTTCTGATGAACATCGATATAACAATGTCCGAAATACTATGAATGTACTGCTCGAACGCGGTATCATCCCGATCATAAATGAAAATGATACAGTGACCGTCAATCGGCTCAAGTTTGGGGACAATGATACACTCGCAGCAAAAGTCGCCGGATTAATTGATGCAGATATGCTTGTGATTTTATCAGATATCGACGGATTATATGACGGCAATCCGCGCGCAAATCCAGAAGCGAAAAGGATACAGCGGGTGAGTGAGATAACGCCTGACATCGAAGCGTGCGCAGGTGACCCTGGCAGCGTCGTCGGTACCGGCGGCATGCGCTCTAAGCTTGATGCGTTTAAAATCGTAATGGCATCCGGCATTAAAGGCTTTCTTGGTCAGGCAGATGCCGGCGACATTTTATATCAGGCCGTTCATGAAGAGGCGGAAGGCACCTATTTTGAAGCAGAGGGAACGCTTCCGCTGAATCATAAGGAGCAGTGGATCGCTTTTAATTCCGGCCCGGAAGGTGAAATGATTTTATCAGATGATTATTCACGAAAAGTAACAAACGGCCAATCGAGTTTATATCTGGACGGTGTACAGGAGATTAAAGGAAAGTTCAAAAGCGGATCGGTTGTTCGCCTGATGGATTCAGAAGGGGCAGAAATCGGGCTCGGAATCGTCAATTATTCTTCTGTACAGCTTCAAGAACATGAAAAAAAGGAAGAGCTGTTAAACAAAGCTGTGATTGATCAGGAAGCATTTGTGTGCCATGTAGATTTATCTTTGCCTGCAAATTAA